In one bacterium genomic region, the following are encoded:
- the uppP gene encoding undecaprenyl-diphosphatase UppP: MDLFQSFVVGLVQGLTEFLPISSTAHVRIIPSLLGWNDPGAAVTAVTQLGTLAAVLVFFKNDLWSLTQAGTKSIVHFKQRNQWDVETLRRIKLAWFIVLGTLPVGIFGLVFKHQIENDLRSLSIIGWSLIGLALLLGLAEVAAKHRRKIEEMNFLDTQIIGIAQAVALIPGSSRSGVTITAGLFLGLTRESAARFSFLLSVPAILASGLLELKDILQHGIGDEGLFNLIVATVVAGIVGYFSIAFLLRWLQTRSTLIFIVYRIALGILILYLSTHQIIR; encoded by the coding sequence TTGGATCTGTTTCAATCTTTTGTGGTTGGTTTAGTACAGGGATTAACCGAGTTCCTGCCTATCAGCAGCACGGCGCATGTTCGCATCATACCGTCTCTATTAGGATGGAACGATCCAGGAGCAGCTGTTACAGCCGTAACGCAACTCGGAACGCTTGCCGCAGTTCTCGTGTTTTTTAAGAATGACTTATGGTCTCTCACTCAGGCCGGAACAAAATCTATCGTTCACTTTAAGCAACGAAACCAATGGGACGTGGAGACGTTAAGGCGGATCAAATTGGCTTGGTTTATCGTGCTCGGCACACTACCTGTTGGTATATTTGGCCTTGTATTTAAACATCAGATTGAAAACGATCTTCGGAGTCTGTCCATTATCGGATGGAGCCTCATAGGATTAGCGTTGTTGTTAGGCTTAGCGGAAGTAGCAGCCAAACACCGGCGAAAGATCGAAGAGATGAATTTTCTCGACACGCAGATTATCGGCATTGCTCAGGCCGTGGCGTTAATCCCCGGTTCGTCGCGTTCAGGCGTGACCATAACGGCAGGCTTGTTCTTAGGATTAACACGGGAGAGCGCTGCACGGTTTTCATTCCTGTTATCCGTGCCGGCGATCCTGGCAAGCGGATTACTTGAACTCAAAGATATTTTGCAGCATGGCATCGGCGATGAGGGATTGTTTAATCTGATCGTGGCAACCGTCGTTGCGGGAATCGTCGGCTATTTCTCGATTGCGTTTTTACTGCGCTGGCTTCAAACGCGTTCCACGCTTATCTTTATCGTGTATCGGATCGCGCTTGGAATTTTGATCCTGTATCTCTCGACTCATCAAATCATACGATAA
- a CDS encoding 4Fe-4S dicluster domain-containing protein, with the protein MFSLKLNAKLCISCGICMDVCPHRAIDMRVHKSYNIEGELLSFLSLHSDENRELPPARMMTFPWLANPLHCNGCLLCEKECPVSALSLQQVADNVPFHNLNNYEPEPVVAYDSVGKTPCI; encoded by the coding sequence ATGTTCAGTCTTAAGTTGAATGCAAAACTTTGTATTTCTTGCGGTATCTGTATGGATGTATGCCCGCATCGGGCTATCGACATGAGGGTTCACAAATCATATAATATTGAAGGCGAACTTTTGTCTTTCCTGTCGCTTCACTCGGATGAAAACAGGGAATTGCCTCCGGCGAGAATGATGACATTTCCGTGGTTAGCAAATCCTCTTCACTGCAACGGATGTTTACTTTGTGAAAAAGAATGTCCGGTGAGCGCGCTGTCGTTACAACAAGTTGCAGACAATGTACCTTTCCATAATCTTAATAATTACGAACCAGAGCCTGTCGTGGCTTATGATTCAGTGGGAAAAACACCATGTATTTAG
- a CDS encoding HAMP domain-containing protein, giving the protein MIFNYQNIRTRLAIRYTIITSILVFLYALSTSLFLYFYLTQQIDMNLEEDLEIIQELLLQTPGISHKIDHEDSLHHAKRYERFVEVWNNDGTLAYRSRTLNNQALGESPKEKDFIQNDEPLSMVFRNGDRMRVRSTGYTVGSKTYFIRIAMSEEFVFEEMNEFMMTLLLTSPLVFIGALIGGYRMAKRALMPIDRMVVKAKKITAENLKELLPVMNPNDELGHLANGINELLVRVDTSFQQLQRFTADASHELRTPLTAIRSVGEVGMQEGQPSSHYRGVIASMLEETNRLTHLVDSLLILSKADAGYVALQKERVDLRLFMKECFELVSVLAEEKKQNTNIDGNEGIFYDIDKTIFRRAILNLIDNAIKYTQPGGNIDIRFFAESNKEVIIEVKDNGPGISPEHQTKIFDRFYRIYKDRSRETGGAGLGLSIAQWAINIHQGTISLESDTTGSIFRITLPPLV; this is encoded by the coding sequence ATGATCTTTAATTATCAAAACATACGTACACGTCTCGCTATTCGATATACGATTATTACAAGTATACTTGTCTTTTTATACGCGCTGTCCACCTCGCTTTTTCTCTACTTTTATCTGACTCAACAGATTGATATGAATCTTGAAGAAGATCTCGAGATCATTCAGGAATTGTTGCTCCAAACACCCGGAATTTCTCATAAAATAGATCATGAGGACTCGCTGCATCATGCGAAACGGTATGAGCGTTTTGTTGAAGTATGGAACAACGATGGAACTCTTGCCTATCGAAGTCGGACTCTAAATAATCAGGCGCTTGGTGAATCGCCCAAAGAAAAAGATTTTATTCAAAATGACGAACCGCTTTCCATGGTTTTTAGGAATGGAGACCGAATGAGAGTGCGTTCCACCGGTTATACGGTTGGAAGTAAGACGTATTTCATTCGAATCGCAATGAGCGAAGAGTTTGTGTTTGAAGAAATGAATGAATTTATGATGACGTTATTGCTAACCAGCCCGTTGGTTTTTATAGGAGCGCTTATCGGCGGGTACCGGATGGCAAAAAGGGCGTTGATGCCGATCGACAGGATGGTGGTTAAAGCTAAGAAAATAACCGCCGAAAATTTAAAGGAACTGTTGCCGGTTATGAACCCAAATGACGAACTGGGACATCTGGCCAACGGCATCAATGAGCTCCTTGTCAGAGTGGATACATCGTTTCAGCAGTTGCAGCGTTTTACGGCAGATGCTTCTCACGAACTTCGTACGCCTCTTACCGCTATTCGTAGCGTCGGTGAAGTTGGAATGCAAGAAGGTCAACCTTCCTCACATTATCGGGGAGTCATTGCAAGTATGCTCGAAGAAACAAACCGGCTTACTCACCTTGTGGATAGCTTATTGATTCTTTCAAAAGCAGATGCCGGATATGTTGCCCTTCAAAAGGAGCGTGTTGACCTTCGGTTATTCATGAAGGAATGTTTTGAGTTGGTCTCGGTATTAGCTGAAGAAAAAAAACAAAACACAAACATTGACGGGAACGAAGGAATTTTTTACGATATAGATAAAACCATATTCCGGCGAGCTATTTTAAATCTTATTGACAACGCAATCAAATATACACAGCCGGGGGGGAACATTGATATCCGGTTTTTTGCGGAAAGTAATAAAGAAGTTATCATTGAGGTTAAAGATAATGGTCCGGGAATTTCGCCCGAACATCAAACAAAAATTTTTGACCGTTTTTACAGAATTTACAAAGACCGTTCTCGTGAAACAGGCGGAGCAGGCTTAGGCCTTTCCATTGCTCAATGGGCCATCAACATCCATCAAGGAACCATCTCACTTGAAAGTGATACTACCGGTTCTATTTTCCGCATCACACTTCCTCCGTTAGTTTAG
- a CDS encoding response regulator transcription factor codes for MKILIIEDEKKVARALKEGLGKEGFDATVAYNGEDGFFCINSGTFDLVILDWMLPGRDGIEILKTMRQKSISTPVLVLTAKDSVEDKVTGFDAGTDDYLIKPFAFPELVARVRALLRRGNQEAVQQLTFAGIEMNLLTRKVFRDNRALQLTNKEFELLEYFLRNKNKIVSREMLSQKVWYEMARATPLDNVIDVHIAHLRKKIDDPFEAKLLHTLRGVGFILSDNKNNDL; via the coding sequence ATGAAAATCCTTATTATTGAAGACGAAAAAAAAGTTGCCCGCGCCTTAAAGGAAGGTTTGGGAAAAGAAGGATTTGATGCAACCGTTGCCTACAATGGCGAGGATGGTTTTTTTTGTATTAACTCGGGAACATTTGATCTTGTGATTCTGGATTGGATGCTCCCCGGGAGAGATGGAATTGAAATATTAAAAACCATGCGGCAAAAATCTATTTCAACGCCGGTACTTGTGCTTACTGCAAAAGATTCCGTTGAAGACAAAGTCACCGGATTTGACGCAGGGACGGATGATTATCTTATTAAACCATTTGCTTTTCCAGAATTAGTTGCCCGTGTGCGTGCGTTGCTAAGGCGCGGGAATCAAGAAGCAGTTCAACAGTTGACCTTTGCAGGCATTGAAATGAATTTGTTAACAAGAAAAGTGTTTCGGGATAATAGGGCATTGCAACTGACCAATAAAGAATTTGAATTACTGGAGTATTTTCTTCGAAACAAGAATAAAATCGTTTCCCGTGAAATGCTCAGCCAGAAAGTGTGGTATGAAATGGCGCGCGCAACTCCTTTGGATAACGTTATCGACGTTCATATTGCTCATTTGCGGAAAAAAATTGACGATCCTTTTGAAGCGAAACTGCTTCATACTTTACGCGGCGTCGGATTTATCTTGAGCGATAATAAAAATAATGATCTTTAA
- a CDS encoding DedA family protein produces the protein MESFVSLYQDLISSYGSLGVFFLSFLAATLLPFSSELILLTGIKTGIPQESALIAASLGNCLGCLFNYGLGFLFADKAEAKLISSRAGRLAVKWMKDYGTWSLLGSWLPVIGDPLTIVGGLMKVQLWKFIFIVFTLRILRYLAVAGVF, from the coding sequence ATGGAAAGTTTCGTTTCACTTTATCAAGATCTAATTTCCTCTTACGGTTCATTGGGAGTGTTCTTTTTATCATTTTTAGCTGCAACACTTTTGCCGTTTAGCTCGGAACTAATTTTGTTAACGGGAATCAAAACAGGTATTCCGCAAGAGTCGGCTCTAATTGCGGCCTCGCTTGGCAACTGCCTTGGCTGCTTATTCAATTACGGTTTAGGATTTCTGTTTGCCGACAAAGCGGAGGCCAAGCTTATTTCGTCCAGAGCCGGCCGTCTCGCAGTGAAGTGGATGAAGGACTATGGAACGTGGAGTCTACTAGGGTCATGGTTGCCCGTTATTGGCGACCCCTTGACCATCGTTGGCGGCCTGATGAAAGTACAATTGTGGAAATTTATTTTCATTGTTTTTACTTTACGAATCTTAAGATATTTAGCAGTAGCAGGCGTTTTTTGA
- a CDS encoding efflux RND transporter periplasmic adaptor subunit gives MKYFNLSALLLSLICIGCNTKNDMKEVEKPEESHSKIVTLTKAQYESVGIQLGGIELKNLREVVKANGYLKVPPQNQASISPLKGGIVKAIYIKVGDFVSAGQTLATLEHPDFIKMQEEYLTVKSNFTFLEKEYLRQKELNQENAGTVKIYQQTEANYRSERAKLTSLEKQLNMLFVSMDEISKGNMIAAVPIKSPIEGYVGRINANIGTFAQPEKPLFEVIDNRKIHVDIFVYEKDLFKVKVAQTVEFILTNQNNKLIQGAIFSISRAFENETKSVAVHAEIKNNNNLNLIHGMYVSALINVGEGKVSAVPQEAIVRTDGRDFIFVQTATTKEVSKKEDSSKEDKDEFSFEMTEVKTGITDLGFVEVTLLDQLPKDAKIAVKSTFFLLSKMKEGEGGDEH, from the coding sequence ATGAAATATTTTAATTTATCGGCATTACTATTGAGCTTGATCTGTATCGGTTGTAATACAAAGAACGATATGAAGGAGGTTGAAAAGCCCGAAGAGAGTCATTCTAAAATCGTGACTCTTACAAAAGCACAATATGAATCCGTTGGTATTCAACTTGGCGGCATCGAATTGAAAAATCTCAGAGAGGTTGTGAAAGCAAATGGCTATTTGAAAGTCCCGCCGCAGAATCAAGCCAGTATATCGCCTTTAAAGGGCGGTATAGTAAAGGCAATTTATATTAAAGTCGGTGATTTTGTAAGCGCCGGTCAGACACTGGCGACGCTGGAACACCCGGATTTTATCAAAATGCAGGAAGAATATTTAACTGTAAAAAGTAATTTTACTTTTCTGGAAAAAGAATATTTGCGCCAGAAAGAATTGAATCAGGAAAATGCCGGCACCGTGAAAATATATCAACAGACGGAAGCTAACTACCGCTCTGAAAGGGCAAAATTAACTTCCTTAGAAAAGCAACTGAATATGCTATTCGTTTCTATGGATGAGATATCAAAGGGCAATATGATCGCCGCTGTGCCTATCAAATCGCCGATAGAGGGTTATGTCGGACGCATCAATGCGAACATCGGGACTTTCGCGCAACCCGAAAAACCTCTTTTTGAAGTTATTGACAATAGAAAGATCCATGTGGATATATTCGTTTATGAAAAAGACCTTTTTAAAGTGAAAGTTGCTCAAACGGTTGAATTCATTTTGACGAATCAGAATAATAAACTTATTCAAGGGGCAATCTTTTCCATAAGTCGAGCTTTTGAAAATGAAACTAAATCCGTAGCCGTTCACGCCGAAATAAAAAACAATAATAATCTGAATTTGATTCACGGAATGTATGTGAGCGCTTTGATCAATGTCGGGGAAGGCAAGGTGAGCGCCGTACCGCAAGAAGCGATTGTCAGAACAGATGGCAGAGATTTTATTTTTGTTCAAACGGCGACGACAAAAGAAGTAAGTAAGAAAGAAGATAGTTCTAAAGAAGACAAAGATGAGTTTTCATTTGAAATGACCGAAGTTAAAACGGGGATAACGGATTTGGGATTTGTCGAAGTGACTCTTTTGGACCAACTTCCTAAAGACGCTAAAATAGCGGTAAAAAGCACATTCTTTCTCTTGTCAAAAATGAAAGAAGGCGAAGGCGGGGATGAACATTAA
- a CDS encoding CusA/CzcA family heavy metal efflux RND transporter codes for MIDKIINVSIRNKPIIGLFLIGLLVWGSYSMTQLPIDAVPDITNNQVQVMTLAPTLAAQETERFITAPIELAMANIPDVIEIRSISRFGISVITIVFKDEVDVYKARQLVGERLKEAESQIPAGLGTPELAPVSTGLGEIYHYVIHAKPGYENKYSPMDLRTIQDWIVKRQLSGTPGVAEVSGWGGYLKQYEIAIDPETLNSMRVSLAEIFEALENNNENTGGAYIEKGNNAYFIRSAGLVTSLEDIEKIVIKNVNGIPMLIRDVAKVQYGNAIRYGAVTRNGEGEVVAGIALMLKGANSSEVIKNVKERIEKIQKTLPDGVVIEPFIDRTKLVDKAIGTVATNLIEGGLIVVFVLVLLIGNIRAGLVVASVIPLSMLFAFGMMNVFGVSGNLMSLGAIDFGLIVDGAVIIVENILHRISVSLHFYKGTKTLTQVQMDKEVGESAKRMMSSASFGQIIILIVYLPILTLVGIEGKMFRPMAETVSFAILGAFLLSLTYVPMISAVFLSKKTEHKKNISDKIMDFFHYWYEPSLKIALRKKKIVVTAAVLMFAVSVFVFIRMGGEFMPTLEEGDFVAETALMQGSSLSQSVKTVTQAESILKEKFPEIEQIVSRIGSAEIPTDPMPLERADMMIVLKDKEEWTSAQSREELQEQMEEALSVIPGVIFEMSQPIQMRFNELMTGIRQDVAVKIYGEDLDVLTENANKVANLIATVSGVETPIVEKISGLPQITVTYHRDKIAQYGLTISDVNKIIKTAFAGEVAGVVFEGEKRFDMIVRLNQDYRRNLSDVNDLYISLPSGNKVPLAQVADIQLKEGPAQISRDDTKRRIFVGFNVRGRDVESVVEEIQKKLDMELKLPPAYYITYGGQFQNLIEAKERLMIAVPAALLLIFILLFFAFKSVKQSLLIYTAIPLSAIGGVFALWLRDMPFSISAGVGFIALFGVAVLNGIVLISYFNQLEKEGIMDITERVMKGTRVRLRPVIMTAAVASLGFLPMAISTSAGGEVQKPLATVVIGGLISATLLTLIVLPVLYILFSKKQTKPESGNMIVPIVVGFFLLICSNSLNAQEDTNGPLTLDDAVRIALQSNPKLSSASYAVKQRQALRKTSWDFGKTEFFNEVEERKSSEKGNVKIGIRQNFEFPTNYLFKGNVLKNELILSEKSYAITRAEIIRDVKTAYFQLLTSLEQMRLLRFQDSLYSHFVKAAELRYRTGESSFLEKLSAESKYQEIQIMKKQGEAAVRTAEVELQQLLNVQTAIVLAEQQLKPLTSPVFGDTTANSPLTAYFSQRIRAAKSQLTLEKSKFLPDVSIGYSMQKLGSRSGFYGYAIGVAIPLWFVPQFGQHQAAKMQIKIAEADFEKNKNIIRSEYLKLKTDFEKNYSLRSYYESKALAQADEILKVAEKSYQSGDIGYLEYIQSLTFAVGIKAQYLDVINLYNQTIIYINYLEGWQ; via the coding sequence ATGATTGATAAAATAATTAATGTGTCCATTCGAAATAAGCCGATTATCGGGCTATTTCTGATCGGCCTGCTAGTTTGGGGCTCCTATTCCATGACACAGCTTCCCATTGATGCCGTACCGGACATAACCAACAACCAAGTACAAGTTATGACCCTGGCTCCAACCCTGGCTGCACAGGAAACCGAAAGATTTATAACGGCCCCCATTGAACTCGCTATGGCCAATATTCCCGACGTCATCGAAATTCGTTCGATTTCCAGGTTTGGAATCTCCGTTATTACTATTGTCTTTAAAGATGAAGTGGATGTTTACAAGGCAAGGCAACTTGTGGGAGAACGATTAAAAGAAGCAGAGAGCCAAATTCCAGCGGGGCTAGGAACACCCGAATTAGCGCCTGTCTCCACCGGTTTGGGCGAAATTTATCACTACGTAATTCACGCCAAACCGGGATATGAAAATAAATACTCGCCAATGGATTTGAGGACGATTCAAGACTGGATCGTAAAACGTCAACTGTCAGGAACCCCAGGCGTGGCTGAAGTCAGCGGATGGGGCGGTTACCTGAAGCAATATGAAATCGCGATAGATCCAGAAACCCTCAATAGCATGCGTGTTTCTTTAGCCGAAATCTTTGAGGCGTTGGAAAACAATAACGAGAACACTGGCGGCGCCTATATTGAAAAAGGAAACAATGCCTACTTTATAAGAAGCGCAGGGCTCGTTACTTCGCTAGAGGACATCGAGAAAATCGTAATTAAAAATGTAAATGGAATCCCGATGTTAATTCGTGATGTTGCCAAAGTTCAATATGGAAATGCGATTCGATACGGAGCGGTGACACGAAACGGCGAAGGCGAAGTCGTAGCCGGAATTGCTTTGATGCTAAAAGGGGCGAATTCATCAGAAGTAATAAAAAACGTAAAAGAACGCATTGAAAAAATTCAGAAAACACTTCCGGATGGCGTGGTAATTGAGCCTTTCATAGATCGCACCAAATTAGTGGACAAAGCCATTGGCACTGTGGCCACAAATTTAATCGAAGGAGGCTTGATCGTCGTTTTTGTGCTTGTATTATTGATCGGAAATATAAGAGCGGGCCTAGTCGTTGCTTCGGTTATTCCTCTCTCAATGCTGTTTGCATTTGGTATGATGAATGTATTTGGAGTCTCCGGCAACCTAATGAGCCTGGGCGCCATTGATTTTGGATTGATAGTAGACGGCGCTGTCATCATTGTTGAAAATATTTTACATCGGATTTCAGTAAGCCTTCATTTCTATAAAGGTACGAAAACATTAACACAAGTCCAGATGGATAAGGAGGTCGGCGAAAGCGCTAAGCGCATGATGAGTTCCGCCTCATTCGGACAAATCATCATTTTAATCGTCTATCTTCCTATTCTTACGCTCGTTGGCATCGAAGGAAAAATGTTTAGGCCGATGGCCGAGACAGTGAGTTTTGCCATTCTAGGAGCATTTCTACTCTCATTGACTTATGTCCCAATGATTTCAGCGGTATTTTTGAGCAAAAAAACCGAACATAAAAAAAATATTTCAGATAAAATCATGGATTTTTTTCATTATTGGTACGAACCTTCTCTTAAAATTGCTCTTAGAAAAAAGAAGATCGTAGTGACCGCGGCTGTTCTCATGTTTGCAGTTAGTGTATTTGTCTTTATTCGAATGGGAGGAGAATTCATGCCGACACTTGAGGAGGGCGATTTCGTTGCTGAAACGGCGCTAATGCAAGGAAGCTCATTGTCTCAAAGTGTTAAAACTGTCACTCAGGCTGAATCTATCCTTAAAGAAAAGTTTCCTGAAATTGAACAAATAGTATCAAGAATTGGAAGCGCCGAGATTCCTACCGATCCAATGCCTTTAGAAAGGGCAGATATGATGATCGTGCTCAAAGACAAAGAAGAATGGACGAGCGCGCAATCAAGAGAAGAGTTGCAGGAACAAATGGAAGAAGCTCTTTCCGTTATCCCGGGCGTAATCTTTGAAATGTCCCAGCCCATTCAGATGCGATTCAACGAGCTAATGACCGGTATCCGGCAGGATGTGGCAGTCAAAATCTATGGCGAGGACTTAGATGTATTGACAGAAAATGCTAATAAAGTAGCTAATCTTATCGCAACCGTCAGTGGTGTGGAAACACCGATTGTTGAAAAGATCAGCGGACTCCCGCAAATAACGGTTACGTACCATCGGGATAAAATTGCCCAATATGGTTTAACCATTTCCGACGTGAACAAAATCATCAAAACCGCTTTCGCGGGAGAAGTCGCTGGCGTAGTATTCGAAGGGGAAAAACGTTTTGATATGATCGTGCGATTAAACCAAGATTATCGCCGCAACCTATCCGACGTAAACGACTTATACATTTCTTTGCCCTCGGGAAACAAAGTACCGCTGGCGCAAGTGGCGGATATTCAGCTTAAGGAAGGGCCCGCACAAATTTCCCGCGACGACACGAAACGTAGAATTTTTGTGGGGTTTAATGTTCGCGGCCGGGACGTTGAATCGGTAGTGGAAGAAATTCAGAAAAAGCTGGATATGGAATTAAAACTTCCACCCGCTTATTACATTACGTACGGCGGACAATTTCAGAACCTTATCGAAGCCAAAGAACGATTGATGATAGCCGTGCCGGCGGCATTGCTACTTATTTTCATACTGCTTTTTTTTGCTTTCAAATCGGTAAAACAATCGCTGTTAATCTATACGGCCATTCCGTTATCGGCTATTGGAGGCGTTTTTGCTTTATGGCTTCGCGATATGCCGTTTAGTATTTCCGCGGGGGTCGGTTTTATTGCGCTCTTCGGAGTTGCCGTGCTTAACGGAATTGTATTAATCAGTTATTTCAATCAATTAGAAAAAGAAGGCATCATGGATATAACAGAGCGTGTTATGAAAGGCACACGGGTTCGGCTGCGCCCGGTCATCATGACCGCCGCCGTTGCATCGTTAGGGTTTCTGCCGATGGCTATTTCTACGTCAGCCGGAGGGGAAGTACAAAAACCTCTCGCAACGGTTGTAATTGGCGGTTTGATTTCTGCTACACTTCTTACATTAATAGTTTTACCTGTGCTTTATATTCTATTCTCAAAGAAGCAAACGAAACCGGAGTCCGGCAATATGATCGTACCGATCGTCGTTGGCTTTTTTTTATTGATATGCAGTAACAGCCTTAATGCTCAAGAAGATACGAACGGGCCATTGACTCTGGACGATGCGGTCCGGATAGCGCTCCAATCCAATCCGAAATTGTCAAGCGCATCGTATGCTGTTAAACAGCGGCAAGCGCTTCGTAAGACATCCTGGGATTTTGGGAAAACGGAATTTTTTAATGAAGTCGAAGAGAGAAAGTCGTCTGAGAAAGGCAATGTTAAAATAGGGATTAGACAAAATTTCGAGTTTCCCACAAATTATCTTTTCAAAGGGAATGTGCTGAAAAATGAGTTAATTCTTAGCGAGAAGTCGTACGCGATCACGCGGGCGGAGATAATCCGGGACGTTAAAACTGCATACTTTCAACTTTTAACAAGCCTTGAACAAATGAGGCTTTTGCGCTTTCAAGACAGCCTTTACAGCCATTTTGTCAAAGCGGCTGAATTAAGATATAGAACGGGAGAGAGTTCGTTCTTAGAGAAACTCTCAGCCGAATCGAAATATCAAGAAATTCAGATCATGAAGAAACAAGGCGAAGCCGCTGTTCGCACGGCAGAAGTGGAATTGCAGCAACTGCTTAACGTCCAAACAGCTATTGTTCTGGCCGAGCAACAGTTGAAACCGCTAACATCCCCGGTATTCGGCGACACGACGGCTAACAGTCCGCTCACGGCTTATTTCAGCCAGAGAATCCGAGCAGCCAAATCCCAACTTACATTGGAAAAAAGTAAGTTCCTGCCTGATGTGTCAATAGGATATTCTATGCAGAAATTAGGGAGCCGTTCCGGTTTTTATGGTTATGCAATTGGCGTCGCTATCCCGCTTTGGTTTGTTCCTCAATTCGGCCAACATCAAGCCGCAAAAATGCAAATCAAAATAGCCGAAGCGGATTTTGAAAAAAATAAAAATATCATCCGCAGCGAGTATTTAAAATTAAAAACTGACTTCGAAAAAAATTACTCATTGCGGAGTTATTATGAGTCAAAGGCTTTGGCGCAAGCAGATGAAATTCTGAAAGTAGCGGAAAAAAGCTACCAATCAGGAGACATTGGCTATTTGGAATACATTCAAAGCCTGACGTTTGCTGTCGGTATCAAAGCGCAGTATTTGGATGTTATCAATTTGTATAACCAGACGATTATTTACATAAATTACCTTGAGGGATGGCAGTAA
- a CDS encoding PorV/PorQ family protein — translation MLGEINCKKLIQVIESFGHLSIVSLIHYSLLIVHLIFVYDLKRQEKLISRIFKSFKCLCILSALCSLYSLNAGESAGQAGSFLRIGLGPRAKGLGDAYTAVADNAYAPYYNPAGLAFVRSREVALSYSLLSFDRTFTYAGFSRPLPPQAGFALGVLQSGFKDSEVRLSNGETSGEKIEDTQYTVFMGFGMRFTETFAVGITPKLIYTKVYDVSASSVGVDFGMMYKPLPRLTLGLSIHELGQSLDYSRDASGFGNETTKDKFPRITKLGAAYILPLQGSVKNLLFVSDLEMNSKQSSKWHFGIEANLMNKYFLRTGLDDTDWTAGFSIPFVVKEKKFKFEYAFILDRRAGVGYGTSDFAIAYVF, via the coding sequence ATTCTGGGGGAAATTAACTGTAAGAAACTAATTCAGGTCATTGAGTCATTTGGTCATTTATCGATTGTATCATTGATCCATTATTCATTACTCATTGTTCATTTGATTTTTGTATACGATTTAAAAAGGCAAGAAAAGTTGATATCTAGGATTTTTAAAAGTTTTAAATGTCTTTGCATTCTTAGCGCCCTTTGCAGTTTGTATTCTCTGAATGCCGGAGAATCAGCAGGGCAAGCTGGATCTTTTTTACGAATTGGTCTCGGCCCGCGCGCCAAAGGACTCGGCGACGCGTACACCGCTGTTGCCGACAACGCGTATGCGCCGTATTATAATCCGGCCGGCCTGGCTTTTGTAAGATCAAGAGAAGTCGCGTTGTCCTACAGCCTGTTATCTTTTGACCGAACGTTTACGTATGCCGGTTTTTCACGTCCCTTGCCGCCTCAGGCTGGTTTTGCGTTGGGCGTTCTGCAAAGCGGATTTAAAGATAGTGAGGTAAGATTATCAAACGGAGAAACGAGCGGTGAAAAAATCGAAGACACACAATACACGGTTTTCATGGGATTTGGTATGCGTTTTACAGAAACTTTTGCCGTCGGAATTACGCCCAAGCTTATATATACCAAAGTCTATGATGTGTCCGCATCGTCGGTCGGCGTTGACTTTGGGATGATGTATAAGCCGCTGCCGCGCCTTACACTGGGGTTATCTATACACGAACTGGGGCAGTCGCTGGACTATTCGCGCGACGCATCGGGGTTTGGCAATGAAACCACCAAAGATAAATTTCCCCGGATAACCAAATTAGGAGCTGCTTATATACTGCCTCTGCAAGGATCGGTAAAAAACCTGTTATTTGTTTCCGATCTGGAAATGAATTCCAAACAATCTTCAAAATGGCATTTCGGAATCGAAGCGAACCTCATGAACAAATATTTTCTTCGAACCGGGCTCGATGACACGGACTGGACGGCAGGATTTTCAATTCCGTTCGTTGTGAAAGAAAAAAAGTTTAAGTTTGAATATGCGTTTATTCTTGACCGGCGTGCAGGCGTGGGATACGGAACGTCGGATTTTGCGATCGCGTATGTGTTTTAG